The window CACGGTGCTGGACGGTGACCACACAGCAGCGTCTCTGCTGGCCAAAGCCATCCACCAGGACCCACACACCATAGAATCCAGCATAGATGGACCCACGGTACCTCTCAATCCCTCTGAGCTCGGCATTTGGATTGACCCTATAGGTAAAACGATTGTTCAacccattttttaaagatccactccactGAAAgtcatgttttgggtgttttaacatgttcttgcggcatttgtctgatgatgaagggcatataaaaagaaaattaaactcaaatgtatttctgagtatatttttattcaaattgatgtgaatcaggagcacaaCCAGAAAACTTGTATCAGGGATATAGCTGCTTAAAATACCGGCGGAAACACTTTTATAATCgatcaaaagacgattggagtgggactttaagtaaagcagaattttaaagggagctgttgtttttgttatctttttcAGATGCCACGAGTCAATACATTGAGGGCCGTGAGGAGGTGCTGGAGGAGAACCACTTGTCCCCTTCAGGCCTGCACTGTGCTCTGGTTCTGATCGGAGTTTACGTCCGGAGCACAGGCCAGCCTGTGATGGGGGTCATCAACCAGCCGTTTCACCACAAAGACCCAGCCGGTGGAGGGTGAGCTAGTTAACATGAtccaaaaaaagtttcttcTCATTATTATTCTAGCTGCCAGCTAGAACggccttaaagacccactctcactgtgtttttaacatgttcttttctgatgattgaggacatacagtctaaaaaaaattaagcttaattaaGCGttatttctgaggatttctttgttcaaattgttgggatcaggagaagatgcagtttgaaaaagaccttatttgtgatgtagaaactacaTTGGGTGAGGCTCAAACTCACATCATGGCACCTAAAATCATTATCCGGAAGTCCTCAACCGGAACCCtcgttttaaacttttgacctttttccctttgacataccataactGATCATCtgattacagagaaaaaaacaacatttctctgGAAGTGAACGGGTGCAGCTCTACtcatttgaacacttgttattattgacttgaaagaaatgaaacgataaacgttctctgtcccatttgaagctcatcttgtacactaaactgttagacaGTTACATTTTATTCGCTCTGATAGctatgaaaagtttttaaaatatcatttttgaaagggtttcctaaagttaagaaaaaaaaattccgcTTACGCCGCCGGCTAAAGCAGCAAAATTTCCGCTTCCAGCTAGAGATAGTTTCTGGCCCATTCTTTCATGTGACCAGAAGACTCTCATTTCTGATGCATAATAACATGCTGGAAAAATAGacccatgtacatctttgttttccacgtctggctccaaactgtacggctggattgctccaatattggtcgccatttttgttgcaccagtgatGTTAGGTTTTGGCTCTAAGCTAGTCCAAGAGTAACAGATAGCTCAgctatgggtgatgggaaaggggggcTGGGTTGCTCAGAGCTCAACCAACCttaattcagaggcaaatttctaatgaactcctgcctctctgcagaaactatgcacTAGAAAGCaacacagtattttttttatttttggctaaaattgacataatcataattaaaagaccgctgggaacatttttacaatagattaaaaaatggttggagtgggactttaaagttttaaaatgtttttttgttgtttttttagaaataaagattctttattttctgtttttagctgGAGAGGAAAACATTATTGGGGCGTTTCCTATGGCAACATCCACGTCTGCTCAGAGTCGCCCCCTAAAGGCCCAACAGAGGCTGAGCGGGGGCTTTCTGTGGTGCTGAGCTCCAGTGAGAAGACGGTGGTGAAGGAAGCTCTGACCTCGCTGTGCGGCCCCGACAGGCTGATGTACGCGTCGGGCGCCGGTTACAAGATCCTGTGTGTGATTCAGGGCCTGGCCGACGCTTACGTCCTGTCAGAGGGAAGCACGTTCAAGTGGGACTCCTGCGCGCCTCACGCGCTGCTCCGGGCCATCGGAGGCGGCGTGGTGGACTTGAGTTTGACTTCTAACTGTGGAGCGCAGGATCAAAAGACGGAACTGACCTACCACCAGCCCAACGCCGACTGCACGGGAGCGGACCTCTGGGCTAACCGTGGCGGTCTGGTGGCGTATCGAGACTCTTCTCAACTCCAGAGAATCATCCAGGCTCTTAAAGACAAACTGTAGCTGACAGAAATACATCAAACCGGAAGCAGCAGTGAAATATTTTAGTCATACGTGTTCTATTTTATCAGATTTTCATGCAAGTGTAGATGTTGCAGGATTTATGTCATGTTGCAATAATCCTTTTaggctaaaaaatgtttatttttcaatcttataaatagatttatttaaaacttgaaagcaTTTATCACAGAAACATATTTAGCGTCTTGATGATTAAAAATCAAGAACAGAAACTTGTTGCATTTAAGCTGACACCAGCAAAaccagtttattattttaaaacctcCCTTGAAATTCCAAATCATCTTCAAGTGAATGAACTGAAACTTCACATCTTCACAGCGTGTGAGGCGAGCATCATCTGGTCTTTGATCTAGCTTGAGGTGATGCTGAGAAACACTGAAAGTATCCCAAAGCATCTATTTCAAAATGTGGTCTAGAGACACTCACACAGTGAGAGATGTGTGTGAATCATCTtatcagaagaagaagaagagcagcCTGTCCTTTTTGTGAAATGGCCGAAACAGTTAAAGTCAGGAGTTATAAGAACATTTGTGGTTTTAGCCACATGCAGTGTTGGGTCAGGTTGAATGATGGGATGTCTGCAGGCAGCATTTTAGTAATGTGTGATCAAACAATCACGGAAAGAgtttaaatatatacagaaaataCAATTAGGAAACTTATTTTTAAGTAGGTGAAGTGAAATTTAAAACTGACAGCACTTAAGTCACTTCTATATCTCCTTGTTgattgatgttatttttttttcttctttttatgcgCTATACGTTTGCATATTCTGTTTAAACACTGaggattaaaatgtttttttcaaactggtTCAGTGCTGACATCATTTACTCTGAACCGCCTTTTATCATGTTTTACATCATTTTGGCTTTAGGCCTAACAGGAAGTTATGTGATCTGaagatataataaaaaaatgttggtatttGTGAGGAGGAAGTGGAGGTGGGTGGTGTGAGAGTGGAAAATGCAGAGAACAGGTCTGCTTGGTGGCAGATGATTTGCGTATAAtagcaatcaaacaaaaaagaaaggtaTAAATAAACCTATAACCTATTATgcaatcattttttaagacagtaAACGTAGAGCCAAACTTCAGAGTCAAGATTGTATGTCACGGTTTAGCAGTTTGTTAAACTATTTCAAATCATTTACAAAATGTATGGCATGTATCAGGTATGAGCAGATAACAGCCGGTGGGCGGGGCATATCCGTCCCATCAAACTACATAATCTGGCCCATCAGAGGGGAatcaattgttaaaaaataactataaacTAAGAAGTGAAAAGGTAGTGGAGGGGAAAGaaagtaaactaactcaaactttaactcatttacaaacagttggaGGACAGTGCGTATCGCAAGTCAAACTGCaactttttgacacatttttgtgcgtcCTGTTCTTTACTACACAAAATATATGGATGTCAATTAGCACAACCAGTGTTAAGGCACACCAGATTATTaagcaaattttctatttttggaaaaagtaaGGAATTGTGTGTTCAAAAGATAAGGTCGGGTTCATTTAATTAGCttggatttcattttggtttgttagatttacatttctggcacacatgcaccaacaacagtgaaaataactcattttatttaatcactgctgacattacacttgcTATTACTACTTTtactgcactgagatgatcatatgtgacaaggggtcttttattttgaaaggaacttctgtcaaaagttaaaaaaaaggctattttctttgaatgtttgtgttctgttcatgcaaaatgaacaaaagttcttttttgtttatcatagtattaacaataatataaattcaaataaatgtcttcttttttaaagggtgaaggaagactgTGTGGCTCCTACTGAGACTTCAACTCATTTGGCTCTTTCAGAggtgaaggttgcagacccctgatctaagtgcagaaagttattttacaTTCATGTGGTGAAGAttagttgtttttctgagttagaaagtcatttttccgatcatttatacaccacatgaatgcagcactTCTCTAAGTTTGAGGTAAATCAACCCACTGGTGcaattggctctaaaatgagaacaaaagagaCAGTTTTggaataaaacctcaaaaatgttccttttcaaagtatattaattttcaatcaCAATTATAgcatatttttgtcaatttctgTCTCTAATGAGGTGGATAACCTACACACTCCACGCATCTGCTGCCGGTCTATCGAATCTTTCTGTAACACCTCACCTATTATtagtctgaacatttttgtagcCGTTTCCCTTTGTTCTCCTACAGTACATTGAAGTTGTTAAATAAGGACTAAATCTAAATATGCTGCAAAAGAAATGCAGTCAAAATTCAAACAAGGTATTCAAAATCTTACAATTCTTCAAAAAATATGGTACAAAAATAGGATTTATCTGTAATTATtcaattctttcaatttttatttttagcatgttaaattattttactatatcaaaaaattctaatttttacataagaaaaataatctcggctgatttttttgctgatttgcCCTGAAATTAGTTAAAGCAGCTCTTTTAGACTCCACATCTAAAAAACATGCATGATCTTTGCATGTGTGGAATCCGATAAGCTACAAGCCCCGCCCTCCCTGAAATCCTTAAAGAAGTCTGGTTTACGTCAGAGATGAAAATCATTTACAGTCCatgaaaatttttttaaaatagcagGTTTGCATATAAGAagtgaagacaaaaaagaataactttattgAAAACTTGTATTCAACTGTCAACATtcttagtaaaagaaaaataaaagcccttACAAAACAGCTCACCGTGTTGATTTTCCACGTTACCCAGACATAACCACGTCAGGTAAAGACGTTCAACCGCTACAATGAAATTCTTTATGCAAACCGATcgtttcttgttaaaaaaaaatgttgccccAAATCTGAACCACTTcaatttatgaatgtttttttgtttcttttattagcaaaacaccacaaaaattgtgcaaaaaaaaaatgacattacagTCTGACTCGAGCAGAAATAAAAGGTGGCGTCTCTGAAAGACAGACGAGCAGATGTTCAAAATAAGTAGCTGCAGTTGTTTTTAGACTTCTCTGGACAAAACTTAGTGTTGTGTTCATAATATGCCCCAAAAGCAAAAACCTTTCATAGCATTGAATGGTGGCATTGCTGCTTGTCaagtttgtgtattttccaataataatgataataatgagTCCGACCTTTACAGTAATGTTCTGTTGGACTAGGAGAACTCGGAGAAATAGTTCCACTCAGAATTTTACTGGAGATGCttagaatatttttaagtgacaaAGTAAACGTTTTGAATTCAGTAGAAGCCTTTTGAAATGAAGAGATAATGAAGTCTCTGTTATATCATCTTAAAGATTATTGGAATATTTGCATTTACTGTATGTTCACCTTTTCTAAACTGCAAATCCAAAGTGAAAATCTACTCAAAGTTCCTCCCGACATAAGAGGATGTGGCCGATTCAGATTTTTACTAAACTTTTGAACAGTAATGAATAACACTGATGGAGTAAAGCTGCCCGGATCCGTGTACTGCTCTGGTTACTGACTGAAACTCTTTCCTCGACTCTCACTCCGTCCGTTCATGAGCAGAACTCACTTCATCCAAatcaacaacaaagaaaacaaaagagaaaaaaaacggaaGCATCAAAATGCAGCTGAGTACATCATGCAATGATAATGGATTTGGCAGATTatgatggagaaaataaaaacaaacttcataACGGCGTCCTGGCAAGGATTTAAACTCCAAAGGCTACagtcatcaataaaaaaatgctgacgAGAAAGGGTAAAGTACAATCAGTGCCAGTTTAACCATTCAGTCGGTCAACCAGCTCTTCTTCATGATTCAGGCCCTCAGACTCGGCTTTCAGCCTCACCATTTGTTGTCTCCAGTTCAGATTTTGGCGTGCCAACAGGCAGACAAAAAACAGCCATGGACAGACATCCTTTATCCATGCGTTGTCATTTTAATACACTAAAAGTCAGCGGCTTCACCTCTGGAAGGGCTTGCGGACCTTCTTCCTTCTCCTTGGAGGTTTGCCGCTTTCAGCCCACGTGTCACTGGACTCTGGCCGAGGCCCGCCTGGCATGAAGAAACCCGTCTGGCTGGGCGGCGGGGGGAACGGAGCAGCCCCGGCTCCAGGAGGGTGGTGGTGAGGTGGACCTGGGGGGAAGAAGCTTCCATTGGCGGGCATGTCATTCGGAGGTCCGCCTTTGAAGATTCTGTTGAAGAAGTTTTGCAGGTCTGCAGGATTTGTTGGACCAGGAGGGTGTTCTGACGGcatcctagaaaaaaaaacgacacaaatAGTTCAGAGTCTGGTTGTTTTGGTTTCCTACAAAACTTTATAGGTTTATAAATGGATAATACGGCCACTATAATtacaatttaaagacccactctgatgaaaactaagtttttaacatggtcttg is drawn from Oryzias melastigma strain HK-1 linkage group LG5, ASM292280v2, whole genome shotgun sequence and contains these coding sequences:
- the inpp1 gene encoding inositol polyphosphate 1-phosphatase encodes the protein MADLLDLLLRVAEKAANVARVCRQEAPLFQLLVQEKTGADKNKKFVQDFKTLADVVIQEMIRHDVGAQFPEIAAFIKGEESNKFENGLGESVTVTVCGTEEETATLLATVLDGDHTAASLLAKAIHQDPHTIESSIDGPTVPLNPSELGIWIDPIDATSQYIEGREEVLEENHLSPSGLHCALVLIGVYVRSTGQPVMGVINQPFHHKDPAGGGWRGKHYWGVSYGNIHVCSESPPKGPTEAERGLSVVLSSSEKTVVKEALTSLCGPDRLMYASGAGYKILCVIQGLADAYVLSEGSTFKWDSCAPHALLRAIGGGVVDLSLTSNCGAQDQKTELTYHQPNADCTGADLWANRGGLVAYRDSSQLQRIIQALKDKL